A genomic stretch from Serratia entomophila includes:
- the yedF gene encoding sulfurtransferase-like selenium metabolism protein YedF, with translation MKATAIVPDYRLDMLGEPCPYPAVATLEAMPQLKPGEILEVISDCPQSINNIPLDARNHGYKVLDIQQDGPTIRYLIQR, from the coding sequence ATGAAAGCAACGGCGATAGTGCCGGATTACCGGTTGGATATGCTGGGGGAACCTTGCCCGTACCCGGCGGTGGCGACGCTGGAAGCGATGCCGCAGCTGAAGCCGGGCGAGATCCTGGAAGTGATCAGCGATTGCCCGCAGTCGATCAACAACATCCCGCTCGACGCACGCAATCATGGCTACAAGGTGCTGGATATCCAGCAGGACGGCCCGACCATCCGTTACCTGATCCAGCGTTAA
- a CDS encoding helix-turn-helix transcriptional regulator encodes MPVTIPLSATVHADNRKLLGDFLRARRENLDPNRLGLPRMRQRRTPGLRREEVAQLADVSITWYTWLEQGRPIQASPKTLTAIANALQCNEAETHHLFRLAGQSLPAAAQSEVCEHLSVYGQKILDQLDPLPAIISNARFDILGFNRAYSLLMGVDLAELPPQDRNCIYLAFTHEQWRASQLDWDEVMPKMVALFRAQMAEHLGDPLWEQQLARYQAASEDFCTLWERHEVRSIDNNIKRFRHPSVGIMNLRQNNWWSAPRNGDRMQVYVPADEASERRLHQLTGGAE; translated from the coding sequence ATGCCCGTAACTATCCCCTTATCCGCCACCGTCCATGCCGACAATCGCAAGCTGCTGGGCGATTTTCTACGCGCGCGCCGTGAGAACCTGGATCCTAACCGCCTCGGCCTGCCGCGCATGCGCCAGCGCCGCACCCCGGGCCTGCGGCGCGAGGAAGTGGCGCAGCTGGCCGACGTCAGCATCACCTGGTACACCTGGCTGGAACAGGGGCGGCCGATACAGGCTTCGCCGAAAACCCTCACCGCCATCGCCAACGCGCTGCAGTGCAACGAAGCGGAAACCCACCATCTGTTCCGGCTGGCGGGCCAAAGCCTGCCTGCGGCAGCGCAAAGCGAAGTCTGTGAGCATCTGTCGGTATACGGCCAAAAAATCCTCGACCAGCTCGATCCGCTGCCGGCGATCATATCCAACGCCCGTTTCGATATTCTGGGGTTCAACCGCGCCTATTCCCTGCTGATGGGCGTCGATCTGGCCGAGTTGCCGCCGCAGGACCGCAACTGTATTTACCTGGCCTTCACCCATGAGCAGTGGCGCGCCAGCCAGTTGGACTGGGACGAAGTGATGCCGAAAATGGTGGCGCTGTTCCGCGCGCAGATGGCGGAACATTTGGGCGATCCGCTCTGGGAACAACAGTTGGCGCGTTACCAGGCGGCCTCCGAGGATTTCTGCACCCTCTGGGAGCGGCACGAGGTGCGCAGCATCGACAACAACATCAAGCGCTTTCGCCATCCGTCGGTCGGGATAATGAACCTGCGGCAAAATAACTGGTGGTCGGCGCCGCGCAATGGCGACAGGATGCAGGTATATGTGCCGGCGGACGAAGCCAGCGAGCGCCGCCTGCATCAGTTGACCGGCGGCGCGGAATAG
- a CDS encoding MFS transporter: MNIASPAARLGRAGLIILLAGQLLPMIDFSIVNVGLDSMAQSLGASPAQLELIVAVYGVAFAVCLAMGGRLGDNLGRRRLFLWGVRLFAIASLLCGMANSVWLLLLARVLQGVGAALIVPQILATIHVCLRGREHTRALGLYGGIGGLAFIVGQVLGGLLITLNVAGYGWRSVFLINIPVCLLVLACAHRWVPDTRGEKPVSIDLPGTLLLGLTIACLLFPLALGPVWHWPWPCLALLAASVPLLALLWRVERRQEQRNNFPLLPPALLRLASVRFGLIIAILFFSCWSGFMFVMALTLQAGAGLNSFQSGNAFIALGAAYFASSLLSSTVVEHFGKVRTLMFGCLIQMAGLLALMLTLRLVWPQPGIFNLIPATLLIGFGQAFIVSSFFRIGLSDVPTEHAGSGSAMLATVQQTALGLGPILLGTVLVQVLHVTQGNYLSALLTAVAVEFVLMLALLSRTLLVLRAERRQAALKQPCRS; this comes from the coding sequence ATGAACATTGCATCACCTGCGGCCAGGTTGGGCCGCGCAGGGCTGATTATTTTGCTGGCCGGGCAGCTGTTGCCGATGATTGATTTCTCCATCGTCAACGTCGGCCTGGACTCGATGGCGCAATCGCTGGGCGCCAGCCCGGCGCAGCTGGAACTGATCGTGGCGGTGTACGGCGTGGCCTTTGCCGTCTGCCTGGCGATGGGCGGCCGGCTGGGGGATAACCTGGGGCGCCGCCGCCTGTTCCTGTGGGGCGTCCGGCTGTTCGCCATCGCCTCGTTGCTGTGCGGGATGGCGAACTCGGTCTGGCTGCTGTTGCTGGCGCGGGTGCTGCAGGGGGTGGGAGCGGCGCTGATAGTGCCGCAAATTCTCGCCACCATTCACGTGTGCCTGCGTGGCCGCGAACACACCCGGGCGCTGGGGCTGTACGGCGGCATCGGCGGGCTGGCGTTTATCGTCGGCCAGGTGCTGGGCGGGTTGTTGATCACCCTTAACGTGGCGGGCTACGGCTGGCGCAGCGTATTTCTGATCAACATCCCGGTCTGCCTGCTGGTGCTGGCCTGCGCCCATCGCTGGGTGCCGGACACCCGCGGCGAAAAACCGGTGAGCATCGATCTGCCGGGCACGCTGCTGCTGGGGCTGACCATTGCCTGCCTGCTGTTCCCGCTGGCGCTGGGGCCGGTGTGGCATTGGCCGTGGCCGTGCCTGGCGCTGTTGGCCGCCAGCGTGCCCCTGCTGGCATTGCTGTGGCGGGTGGAGCGGCGGCAGGAGCAGCGAAATAACTTCCCGCTACTGCCGCCGGCGCTGCTGCGGCTGGCCAGCGTGCGTTTCGGGCTGATCATCGCCATCCTGTTTTTCTCCTGCTGGAGCGGCTTTATGTTCGTTATGGCGCTGACGCTGCAGGCAGGAGCGGGGCTGAACTCGTTCCAGTCGGGCAACGCCTTTATCGCGCTGGGGGCTGCCTATTTCGCCTCGTCGTTGCTGAGCAGTACGGTGGTTGAGCATTTCGGCAAGGTGCGCACCCTGATGTTCGGCTGCCTGATCCAGATGGCGGGCCTGCTGGCGCTGATGCTGACGCTGCGGCTGGTGTGGCCGCAGCCGGGGATCTTCAACCTGATCCCGGCGACGCTGCTGATTGGCTTTGGCCAGGCGTTTATCGTCAGCAGCTTCTTCCGCATCGGTTTGTCCGACGTGCCGACCGAGCACGCAGGTTCCGGCAGCGCCATGCTGGCTACCGTGCAGCAGACTGCGCTCGGCCTGGGGCCGATTCTGTTGGGCACGGTGCTGGTGCAGGTGCTGCATGTGACGCAGGGAAACTATCTGAGCGCGTTACTGACGGCGGTGGCGGTAGAGTTCGTGCTGATGCTGGCGTTGCTGTCGCGCACCCTGCTGGTGCTGCGCGCCGAGCGGCGGCAGGCGGCGCTGAAGCAGCCTTGCCGTTCATGA
- a CDS encoding luciferase-like monooxygenase — protein sequence MTEKAAVPLSVLDLSPIPQGAKARDAFHCSLNLAQHAEKWGYQRYWLAEHHNMTGIGSAATSVLLGYLASGTQSIRLGSGGVMLPNHAPLVIAEQFGTLESLYPGRIDLGLGRAPGTDQRTMMALRRHLSGEVDNFPRDVQELQNYFCDAQPGQPVQAVPGQGLHVPLWLLGSSLYSAQLAAQLGLPFAFASHFAPDMLFQALQLYRENFKPSKQCAQPHAMVCVNVVAADSDSNARFLFSSMQQQFINLRRGSPGPLPPPVDNIHALWTAGEQYGVEQALRMSIVGDENTVRHGLQALLRETDADEIMVNGQIFDHHARLRSFEIVAGVKGDLLKG from the coding sequence ATGACTGAAAAAGCTGCCGTACCGCTTTCGGTACTGGACCTGTCCCCCATTCCGCAAGGGGCCAAAGCGCGCGACGCCTTTCACTGCTCGCTGAATTTGGCGCAGCACGCCGAAAAATGGGGCTACCAGCGTTACTGGCTGGCGGAGCACCACAATATGACCGGCATCGGCAGCGCCGCCACCTCGGTGCTGCTGGGCTACCTGGCCTCCGGCACCCAGAGCATCCGCCTCGGCTCCGGCGGCGTGATGCTGCCCAACCATGCGCCGCTGGTGATCGCCGAACAGTTCGGCACGCTGGAATCGCTGTACCCCGGCCGCATCGATCTGGGGCTGGGCCGTGCGCCGGGCACCGACCAGCGCACCATGATGGCGCTGCGCCGCCATCTGTCCGGCGAGGTGGATAACTTCCCGCGCGACGTGCAGGAACTGCAAAATTATTTCTGCGATGCGCAGCCCGGCCAGCCGGTGCAGGCGGTGCCGGGCCAGGGGCTGCACGTGCCTCTCTGGCTGCTGGGTTCCAGCCTCTACAGCGCGCAGCTGGCGGCGCAGCTCGGCCTGCCGTTCGCCTTCGCCTCGCATTTTGCGCCGGATATGCTGTTCCAGGCGCTGCAGCTGTATCGCGAAAACTTCAAACCGTCCAAACAGTGCGCGCAACCGCACGCCATGGTGTGCGTCAACGTGGTGGCAGCCGACAGCGACAGCAATGCGCGCTTCCTGTTCAGCTCGATGCAGCAGCAGTTCATCAACCTGCGCCGCGGTTCGCCCGGCCCGCTGCCGCCGCCGGTGGATAACATCCACGCGCTGTGGACCGCCGGGGAGCAGTATGGCGTGGAGCAGGCGCTGCGGATGTCGATCGTGGGTGATGAAAATACCGTGCGTCACGGGCTGCAGGCGCTGCTGCGTGAAACCGACGCCGACGAGATCATGGTCAACGGCCAGATCTTCGATCATCATGCGCGGTTGCGCTCGTTCGAGATTGTCGCCGGGGTGAAAGGGGATTTACTGAAAGGTTAA
- a CDS encoding HlyD family secretion protein, with the protein MKKKTLFTLLLMVVAIALAVLFRAHNQDLLLQGEVDAPEVIVASKAKGRVVERLIERGDDVKSGQLMIQLDSPELVAQLRSAQASRDEAKAQLEQSLNGTREESIRNLRANLAQAEAQYRNAQNDYNRNLSIAGKGYISKSELDSSRRARDTAFQQVQAAKANLDEGINGDRVELRQQYAAALRAAEENLLQVKAQTDDLQVKAPVDGEVGPIPAEVGELLNAGSPLLTLIRVPDAYFVFNLREDILAHVRKGDKVRLRVPALKDKMIETEVRYIAPLGDYATKRATRATGDFDLKTFEVRLYPSQPVDGLRPGMSSLWQWKE; encoded by the coding sequence ATGAAAAAAAAGACGCTGTTTACCCTGCTATTGATGGTGGTGGCTATCGCGCTGGCGGTCTTGTTCCGCGCGCATAATCAGGATTTGCTGTTACAGGGCGAAGTCGATGCGCCCGAGGTGATCGTGGCCTCCAAGGCCAAGGGGCGCGTGGTCGAACGCCTGATCGAGCGCGGCGACGACGTAAAGAGCGGGCAGTTGATGATCCAGCTCGACAGCCCGGAGCTGGTGGCGCAGCTGCGTTCCGCGCAGGCGTCGCGCGACGAGGCCAAGGCGCAGCTCGAGCAGTCGCTGAACGGCACCCGTGAAGAGAGCATCCGCAACCTGCGCGCCAATCTGGCGCAGGCCGAGGCGCAATACCGCAATGCGCAGAACGACTACAACCGCAATCTGAGCATCGCCGGTAAAGGCTATATCTCGAAGTCCGAACTGGACAGTTCGCGCCGGGCGCGCGATACCGCCTTCCAGCAGGTGCAGGCGGCCAAGGCCAACCTGGATGAAGGCATCAACGGCGACCGCGTCGAGCTGCGGCAGCAATACGCCGCGGCGCTGCGGGCGGCGGAGGAAAACCTGCTGCAGGTTAAGGCCCAAACCGACGATCTGCAGGTCAAGGCGCCGGTCGACGGCGAAGTGGGGCCGATCCCGGCGGAGGTGGGCGAGCTGCTGAACGCCGGCAGCCCGCTGCTGACGCTGATCCGCGTACCGGATGCCTACTTCGTGTTTAACCTGCGTGAAGACATTCTGGCCCACGTGCGCAAGGGCGATAAGGTCAGGCTGCGGGTGCCGGCGTTGAAAGACAAAATGATCGAAACCGAGGTGCGTTACATCGCGCCGCTGGGGGATTACGCCACCAAGCGCGCCACCCGCGCCACCGGCGACTTCGATCTGAAAACCTTTGAGGTTCGCCTGTATCCGTCACAGCCGGTGGACGGCCTGCGCCCGGGGATGAGCAGCTTATGGCAATGGAAAGAATAA
- a CDS encoding ABC transporter permease: protein MAMERIRAGWRCFSHAFDNECRVAFRSPVVHWLSWIFPLILFGLISSNFSEGTLLDLPVSVVDSDHSPLSKSLTRRLDAGSHAHVEAYPGGLQESLHRLRSAQDYALLYVPPDFEANALAGKQPSVVMYYNALFYGAGLYSTQDFSGLMNEINAGYRSIIAGEMGKTLPPLADVTLSYGSLFNASGSYIYYQQFAATIHLLQLFVVTCMIYVLARSKSLLKARPFSLALLGKLAPYTLCFTSLLMVEIAALVGIFDARVSGNPLFMLLIGFFYVMAAQSIGLLLFTFTGSIITAYSLIGILVSIALTFSGMAVPELSMPLPARIISNIEPLTHALYAMFDVFLRQVPASAIFSVCALLAVYPLVTALLVRKRLLVRLLKEGGAG from the coding sequence ATGGCAATGGAAAGAATAAGGGCCGGCTGGCGCTGCTTCAGCCACGCGTTTGACAACGAGTGCCGCGTCGCCTTCCGCAGCCCGGTGGTCCACTGGCTGAGCTGGATCTTTCCGCTGATATTGTTCGGGCTGATCAGCAGCAACTTTTCCGAAGGGACGCTGCTCGATCTGCCGGTATCGGTGGTCGACAGCGATCACAGCCCGCTGTCCAAATCGCTGACGCGCCGCCTGGACGCCGGTTCGCACGCCCACGTCGAGGCATACCCCGGCGGGTTGCAGGAGTCGCTGCATCGCCTGCGCAGCGCACAGGATTACGCGCTGCTCTACGTGCCGCCGGATTTTGAAGCCAACGCGCTGGCGGGCAAGCAGCCGAGCGTGGTGATGTATTACAACGCGCTGTTTTACGGCGCCGGGCTGTATTCCACCCAGGACTTCAGCGGCCTGATGAACGAAATCAACGCCGGCTACCGCAGCATCATCGCCGGCGAAATGGGCAAAACGCTGCCGCCGCTGGCGGACGTGACGCTCTCCTACGGCAGCCTGTTCAACGCCAGCGGCAGCTATATTTACTACCAGCAGTTTGCCGCCACCATCCACCTGCTGCAGCTGTTCGTGGTGACCTGCATGATCTACGTGCTGGCGCGCAGCAAGTCGTTGCTGAAGGCCAGGCCGTTCAGCCTGGCGTTGCTCGGCAAGCTGGCGCCTTACACCCTGTGCTTTACCAGCCTGCTGATGGTGGAGATCGCCGCGCTGGTGGGGATTTTCGACGCCAGAGTCAGCGGCAACCCGCTGTTTATGCTGCTGATTGGCTTCTTCTACGTGATGGCGGCGCAGAGCATCGGCCTGCTGTTGTTTACCTTTACCGGCAGCATCATTACCGCCTACAGCCTGATCGGCATCCTGGTGAGTATCGCGCTGACCTTTTCCGGCATGGCGGTGCCGGAGCTGTCGATGCCGTTGCCGGCGCGCATCATCTCCAATATCGAGCCGTTGACCCATGCGCTGTACGCGATGTTCGACGTGTTCCTGCGCCAGGTGCCGGCCAGCGCCATCTTCAGCGTATGCGCGCTGCTGGCGGTTTATCCGCTGGTGACCGCGCTGCTGGTGCGTAAACGGCTGCTGGTGCGGCTGCTGAAAGAAGGGGGCGCGGGATGA
- a CDS encoding ABC transporter permease, whose protein sequence is MKIYWQTFVKVLLGMLERPMWLMLILSLCIMSMVYANRTVWDLPVGVVDQDHSTASRQLIRQLDATSKIAIETYDSLEQAQRDLGWRKLFAVIIMPVDLEKKILSGQNIVVPVYGDATNRLANGQIQQDVVAAYQQLLGDYNNGLLLRSGFSERQAQVIMTPILGQTLDVFNPGISFAAIIFPGLLVMLLQHSLLIACIRVSIAMKNLPGGKAPFAAHLGGLTALLPIWLFLSIVLFVLWPWVLGYRQTAGIAEILLLTFPFLLAVLGLGKLVTECLRSVEMIYLTLAFITTPIFYLSGTIWPLQAMPGWVRAISYCIPSTWATKAVAGVNQMGLSLNEVWGDVVMLLVLGIIYTLLGFGVGFIRNSVALRGMFRKRRA, encoded by the coding sequence ATGAAAATCTATTGGCAAACCTTCGTAAAGGTGCTGCTCGGCATGTTGGAGCGGCCGATGTGGCTGATGCTGATCCTGTCGCTGTGCATCATGAGCATGGTGTACGCCAACCGCACGGTGTGGGATCTGCCGGTGGGGGTGGTCGATCAGGATCACAGCACCGCCAGCCGCCAGCTGATCCGCCAATTGGACGCCACCTCCAAGATCGCCATTGAAACCTACGACAGCCTGGAACAGGCGCAGCGCGATCTCGGCTGGCGCAAGCTGTTCGCGGTGATCATCATGCCGGTGGATCTGGAGAAGAAGATCCTCAGCGGGCAGAATATCGTGGTGCCGGTGTACGGCGACGCTACCAACCGCTTGGCCAACGGCCAGATCCAGCAGGACGTGGTGGCGGCCTATCAGCAGTTGCTGGGCGACTACAACAACGGGCTGCTGCTGCGCAGCGGTTTCAGCGAACGCCAGGCGCAGGTGATCATGACGCCGATACTGGGACAGACGCTGGACGTATTCAACCCGGGCATCAGCTTTGCGGCGATTATCTTCCCCGGCCTGCTGGTGATGCTGTTGCAGCACTCGCTGTTGATCGCCTGCATCCGCGTCAGCATCGCCATGAAGAACCTGCCCGGCGGCAAAGCGCCGTTTGCGGCACATCTGGGCGGGCTGACGGCGCTGCTGCCGATTTGGCTGTTCCTGTCGATCGTGCTGTTCGTGTTGTGGCCCTGGGTGCTGGGTTACCGCCAGACGGCGGGCATCGCGGAAATCCTGCTGCTGACCTTCCCGTTCCTGCTGGCGGTGCTGGGGTTGGGCAAGCTGGTGACCGAGTGCCTGCGCAGCGTCGAAATGATCTACCTGACGCTGGCGTTTATCACCACCCCAATCTTCTATTTGTCGGGCACCATCTGGCCGCTGCAGGCGATGCCGGGCTGGGTGCGCGCCATCTCTTACTGCATCCCCTCCACCTGGGCCACCAAGGCGGTCGCCGGGGTGAACCAGATGGGGCTGTCGCTGAATGAGGTGTGGGGTGACGTGGTGATGCTGCTGGTGCTGGGGATCATTTACACCCTGTTGGGTTTCGGCGTCGGTTTTATACGCAACAGCGTGGCGCTGCGCGGGATGTTCAGGAAGCGGCGGGCGTAG
- a CDS encoding Ltp family lipoprotein, producing MDYGDISMNFLKIVLTVALFVAAPTWAGDLTGPQKNAARSAKQYLSVAGFSRNGLIQQLSSDAGDGYEISDATVAVDSLNIDWNQEAVKSAKQYLSMMGFSCKGLIHQLSSSAGDKYTVDQATYGAKQAGGC from the coding sequence ATGGATTATGGAGATATTTCAATGAATTTTTTGAAGATAGTACTGACTGTCGCTTTGTTTGTCGCTGCGCCAACATGGGCGGGAGATTTGACTGGACCTCAAAAAAATGCCGCTAGATCTGCAAAGCAGTATCTCAGTGTGGCGGGCTTCTCACGGAACGGACTTATTCAGCAGCTCTCATCGGATGCAGGGGATGGTTACGAGATTTCTGACGCTACGGTAGCAGTGGACAGCCTGAACATTGATTGGAACCAGGAGGCGGTGAAATCTGCGAAGCAGTATCTCAGTATGATGGGCTTCTCGTGCAAAGGCCTCATTCATCAACTTTCCTCAAGTGCCGGAGACAAATACACCGTTGACCAAGCAACCTACGGTGCAAAACAGGCAGGTGGCTGCTAA
- a CDS encoding U32 family peptidase, with the protein MKYALGPVLYYWPKNDIAAFYQQAVNSSAEIIYLGESVCTKRREMKAGDWLALAQEIARSGKQVVLSTLALLQAPSELNELKRYVENGEFLIEANDLGAVNMAAERGLPFVAGHALNCYNAYTLRLLRRQGMMRWCMPVELSRDWLANLLAQCEVLGFRHDFEVEVLSYGHLPLAYSARCFTARSENRGKDECETCCIKYPQGRMMRSQEQQQVFVLNGIQTMSGYCYNLGNELQSMQGLVDIVRLSPQGAETLEQIARFRANERGEQPLALTEGADCNGYWRRVAGLALVS; encoded by the coding sequence ATGAAATACGCACTGGGGCCGGTGCTCTACTACTGGCCAAAAAACGATATCGCGGCGTTTTATCAGCAGGCGGTAAACAGCAGCGCCGAGATTATCTACCTGGGCGAAAGCGTCTGCACCAAGCGGCGCGAGATGAAGGCCGGCGACTGGCTGGCGCTGGCGCAGGAGATAGCCCGCAGCGGCAAGCAGGTGGTGCTCTCCACCCTGGCGCTGCTGCAGGCGCCTTCAGAGCTTAACGAGCTGAAGCGCTACGTGGAGAACGGCGAGTTCCTGATCGAAGCCAACGATCTGGGGGCGGTAAATATGGCGGCGGAGCGCGGCCTGCCGTTCGTCGCCGGCCACGCGCTGAACTGCTACAACGCCTATACCCTGCGCCTGCTGCGCCGCCAGGGCATGATGCGCTGGTGCATGCCGGTCGAGCTGTCGCGCGACTGGCTGGCCAATCTGCTGGCGCAATGTGAGGTGCTGGGTTTCCGCCACGACTTTGAGGTGGAAGTCCTGAGCTACGGCCACCTGCCGCTGGCCTATTCGGCCCGCTGCTTCACCGCCCGTTCGGAGAACCGCGGCAAGGACGAATGCGAGACCTGCTGCATCAAGTATCCGCAGGGCCGCATGATGCGTTCCCAGGAGCAGCAGCAGGTGTTCGTGCTCAACGGTATCCAGACCATGAGCGGTTACTGCTACAACCTGGGCAACGAGCTGCAGAGCATGCAGGGGCTGGTGGACATCGTGCGGCTGTCGCCACAGGGCGCCGAGACGCTGGAGCAGATCGCGCGCTTTCGCGCCAACGAACGAGGCGAGCAGCCGCTGGCGCTGACCGAAGGCGCCGACTGCAACGGCTACTGGCGCCGGGTCGCCGGATTGGCGTTGGTGTCTTAG
- the ubiU gene encoding ubiquinone anaerobic biosynthesis protein UbiU, whose protein sequence is MELLCPAGNLPALKAAVDNGADAVYIGLKDDTNARHFAGLNFTEKKLQEAADYVHRHGRKLHIAINTFAHPDGYARWQRAVDMAAQLGADALILADLAMLEYAAERYPQLERHVSVQASATNEEAIRFYQRHFDVARVVLPRVLSMHQVKQLARTSPVPLEVFAFGSLCIMAEGRCYLSSYLTGESPNTVGACSPARYVRWQQTAQGMESRLNDVLIDRYQDHENAGYPTLCKGRYLVDDLRYHALEEPTSLNTLALLPELLAANIASVKIEGRQRSPAYVSQVARVWRRAIDRCLADPAAYLADAAWMETLGAMSEGTQTTLGAYHRKWQ, encoded by the coding sequence ATGGAGCTGCTTTGTCCCGCCGGCAACCTGCCGGCCCTGAAGGCCGCGGTGGATAACGGCGCCGACGCCGTCTACATCGGCCTGAAAGACGATACCAACGCACGCCACTTCGCCGGTCTCAACTTCACCGAGAAAAAGCTGCAGGAGGCGGCCGACTACGTACACCGCCACGGCCGCAAGCTGCACATCGCCATCAACACCTTCGCGCATCCGGACGGCTATGCGCGCTGGCAGCGGGCGGTGGATATGGCGGCCCAGTTGGGTGCCGACGCGCTGATCCTGGCCGATCTGGCGATGCTGGAATATGCCGCGGAGCGCTATCCGCAGCTGGAGCGCCACGTGTCGGTGCAGGCTTCCGCCACCAACGAAGAGGCGATCCGTTTCTATCAGCGCCACTTCGACGTGGCCCGGGTGGTGCTGCCGCGCGTGCTGTCGATGCATCAGGTCAAACAGCTGGCGCGCACCAGCCCGGTGCCGCTGGAGGTGTTCGCCTTCGGCAGCCTGTGCATCATGGCCGAAGGCCGCTGCTACCTCTCTTCTTACCTGACCGGTGAATCGCCGAACACCGTCGGTGCCTGTTCGCCGGCGCGCTACGTGCGCTGGCAGCAAACCGCACAGGGCATGGAGTCGCGGCTGAACGACGTGCTGATCGACCGCTATCAGGACCACGAAAACGCCGGTTACCCGACGCTGTGCAAGGGCCGCTATCTGGTGGACGACCTGCGCTATCACGCGCTGGAAGAGCCCACCAGCCTGAATACCCTGGCGCTGTTGCCGGAGCTGCTGGCCGCCAATATCGCCTCGGTGAAGATCGAAGGCCGCCAGCGCAGCCCGGCCTACGTCAGCCAGGTGGCGCGCGTCTGGCGCCGGGCGATCGACCGCTGCCTGGCCGATCCGGCCGCCTATCTGGCCGACGCCGCCTGGATGGAGACGCTGGGGGCGATGTCCGAAGGCACCCAGACCACGTTGGGCGCCTACCACCGCAAATGGCAGTAG
- the ubiT gene encoding ubiquinone anaerobic biosynthesis accessory factor UbiT, with the protein MLEQLRARIVRQGPSLLRVPLKFTPFALQRQLLQQVLGWQFRQALADGDLEFLESRWLKIEVRDLALHWFMTVENDKLVVSQHAEADVSFSGDANDLILIAARKQDPDTLFFQRRLQIEGDTELGLYVKNLMDAIELESMPAPLRMGLLQLADFIEAGQQEGTAQASRVPVSC; encoded by the coding sequence GTGTTGGAACAACTACGAGCACGCATTGTGCGCCAGGGGCCGTCGCTGCTGCGCGTACCGCTAAAATTCACGCCGTTTGCTCTGCAGCGCCAGCTTCTGCAACAGGTGCTGGGCTGGCAGTTCCGCCAGGCGCTGGCGGATGGCGATTTGGAATTTCTCGAGTCGCGCTGGTTAAAGATCGAAGTTCGCGATCTGGCGCTACACTGGTTTATGACGGTTGAAAACGACAAACTGGTTGTCAGCCAGCATGCCGAAGCGGACGTCAGCTTCAGCGGCGACGCCAACGATCTGATCCTGATCGCTGCGCGCAAGCAAGATCCTGATACGCTGTTCTTTCAGCGTCGGCTGCAGATTGAAGGGGATACCGAATTGGGCCTGTATGTAAAAAATCTGATGGACGCCATTGAGCTGGAAAGCATGCCTGCGCCGCTGCGCATGGGGCTGCTGCAGCTGGCTGATTTTATCGAAGCAGGGCAGCAGGAGGGCACGGCGCAGGCTTCCCGTGTACCGGTATCATGCTGA
- a CDS encoding GNAT family N-acetyltransferase, with translation MLIRVEIPVDAAGIDALLRRAFGRDDEADLVQQLREDGLLTLGIVATDDEGGVVGYAAFSPVDVAGEDRQWVGLAPLAVDESLRRQGLGEKLIYEGLDSLNEFSYAAVVVLGDPAYYGRFGFKPAAAYGLHCRWPGAEAAFQVYPLAEDALNGVSGEVAYSAPFNRL, from the coding sequence ATGCTGATCCGCGTAGAGATCCCGGTAGATGCGGCGGGTATCGACGCACTGCTGCGCCGCGCCTTCGGCCGCGATGACGAAGCCGATTTGGTGCAGCAGCTGCGCGAAGACGGCCTGCTGACCCTGGGTATCGTCGCCACCGACGACGAAGGCGGGGTGGTGGGCTACGCCGCCTTCAGCCCGGTCGATGTGGCGGGCGAAGACCGCCAATGGGTCGGTCTGGCTCCGTTGGCGGTGGACGAAAGCCTGCGCCGCCAGGGCCTGGGCGAAAAGCTGATCTACGAAGGGCTGGATTCGCTCAATGAGTTCAGCTACGCCGCGGTGGTGGTGCTGGGCGATCCGGCTTATTACGGCCGTTTCGGCTTCAAACCGGCGGCAGCCTATGGCCTGCACTGCCGTTGGCCGGGCGCGGAAGCGGCGTTCCAGGTTTATCCGCTGGCGGAAGACGCCCTGAACGGCGTCAGCGGTGAAGTCGCATACTCGGCGCCGTTTAACCGGCTGTAA
- a CDS encoding GIY-YIG nuclease family protein, whose translation MAENNWHLYMLRLPNGMLYTGITTDVARRLAQHQAGKGAKALRGKGELTLAFHCPVGDRSTALRLEYRVKQLSKAQKERLVNHPPLSLDYLLPAVTAG comes from the coding sequence ATGGCTGAGAATAACTGGCACCTTTACATGCTGCGCCTGCCCAACGGCATGCTGTATACCGGCATCACCACCGACGTGGCGCGGCGATTGGCTCAGCATCAGGCTGGCAAAGGCGCCAAAGCGCTGCGCGGCAAAGGGGAACTGACGCTGGCGTTTCACTGCCCGGTGGGGGATCGCTCGACGGCGCTGAGGCTGGAATATCGGGTAAAGCAGTTGAGCAAAGCGCAAAAAGAGCGGCTGGTGAACCACCCGCCGCTGTCATTGGACTATTTGCTGCCGGCGGTTACAGCCGGTTAA